A region of the Microcystis aeruginosa FD4 genome:
AATCGGTAAACTGGTTTTATTAGGGGTTAATTTTACATTAATCGGAACGATTGCTACTCGGTTTCTTAGTGGTGGTTCAGGTTTGCTAGAAATAGGGGGTGTTATTTTTTCGACTTTCATTTCTTTATTACAAACTGAAAATGCTCTCACACGAACGCGCCAGAAGGGTTTTGTTAAGTTAATGAAATTTCTTGGGATTGCTGAACATTGGTATGAAGAAATACAGTTTTCTGTAACAGTAATAGTCTTTGCTTTTCTCTTGGGAATTTATCTAAATTTCTCTTGGTTTTCTGAGTTTTATAAGCAAGCAGGAAGCCGTTTACAATCTCCTCAGCCAGCAAGTCAAGAACTTCCTAATTTAGCCTTAGCCGAAGAGAAGTATTTAAAAGCAATTGAGTTAGATCCAGATAATTTAGATGCTCATTATAAGTTGGCAACACTTTACGAAGAGTTACAGGATTTGACTAATGGGAAGAAACACTATTTAATTGCGGCAAAAGGTGGTTTTATAGATGCTTATAATAATCTCGCTTATTGGTATCTGCGCGATAATAAGAATGCAGAAGCAGTAGAGTTACTGGAAAAAGCCAAGAGATTATTGGCAGAAAAAGATGAAAAACTAGACCAATTTACTGAAGATGAGAAACGCAATTTAGCATTACAAAAATATAGTATTTATAAAAGTCTAGGCTGGGCCAGATTTAAGCAAAATCGCAGTGAAGATGCAATTGCTAATCTTTTAGTTGCTATTGGTATCGCTGAAAATCCAGCTTATCAGAAATTTATCCGCAATCCCGGTGCTGCTTTTTGTATTTATGCTCAACTTTTAGAAAAAGAAGACAAGAAATTATCTCAGGAAAATTGGCGTAAATGTCTTAATTTAGCCGAAGGGAGGATAATTAATACAGAGGAGGAGCAATGGTTATATGAAGCGAGGAAAAAAATTAAAGTGAAGTAAAGTTTACTGACTATTCTCTGAGTAATGCGCTAAATCCTTCTTGCTGAAAATGCTTATCAAAAGTTAATATTTCATAGATTTCCAGTTGTCTCATAATCTGCATTGAAGCACAATCAGTTAAGCTATAACCTTTATCTAATCGTCTTTGATAAAAATCAAAAGCTTGCTGAAATTGTTCACTGGTTTGGGGAATAATTATGGTTTTGCTGTCATTGCGTAAATCATGGGTTAGACGAATAGCTGATTTACGCAAAAATTCCCCTCTACTGCATAAAGCATTGAGCAATTCTGTGAGAACCATTTCACTGGTAACACCTCTAAAGTTACCCAGTCTTGCTGCCATAGCTGTAGCTAATGGATTAAGATTATCGCCAAAATCAGCAAGAGCCTGTAAATAGGATGTATCTAAGAAAATTTTTCTCATTCTTCCTCATCTTCTCTCGGTGCGCCATACATATAGTGTTCAAAATTACGCGCAAAGTCTCTGGGAAAGTGTTTTCGCCATTCTGATTGGGGAACAACGTTACCAATCTCAACAATTCTTTGCCAAAAAGGTTTTTTGCGAAATTCTGGGTCATTTTCCAGTGCGTCCCATTTAGCATCGAGTTCTTCCATTGATAACTCAGGCTCTTCGGATGTGTTAGACGTTGAATGATTGTTTAAGTTAGTCATGATTAAAGGTTCCTCAAGTTCTTTGATTAAATCGTCTGATTCTACAGTTGAGTGAGGGTTTTGTGTGTCCATGATTGATAAGAAGTGATAGTTTACTTTTATTATAGCATTTTTGAGTTGGAGCGAGGTACGGAGATCATCGAGGGGAATTAACCACAGAGACACAAAGAACACAGAGATTATTCACCGATGTTATAATTTATACTGATGATGGCAAGAGAGCCGAATGTTTAACTGAAAGTTTGACATTATTTTATGTATAGACTATATTATAGTTATGGAATGGAAT
Encoded here:
- a CDS encoding tetratricopeptide repeat protein, giving the protein MNSPAPVPTPFQVALERYQNALNYLYTSHKKSLKKEQALEIIAARDVLHKQMEAEAEISVDMRSKLIEQDNRLKQKSYKITQVLDLAEYRETLTISEKAWWWHLESRESLHPCNRFDWLLRIGKLVLLGVNFTLIGTIATRFLSGGSGLLEIGGVIFSTFISLLQTENALTRTRQKGFVKLMKFLGIAEHWYEEIQFSVTVIVFAFLLGIYLNFSWFSEFYKQAGSRLQSPQPASQELPNLALAEEKYLKAIELDPDNLDAHYKLATLYEELQDLTNGKKHYLIAAKGGFIDAYNNLAYWYLRDNKNAEAVELLEKAKRLLAEKDEKLDQFTEDEKRNLALQKYSIYKSLGWARFKQNRSEDAIANLLVAIGIAENPAYQKFIRNPGAAFCIYAQLLEKEDKKLSQENWRKCLNLAEGRIINTEEEQWLYEARKKIKVK
- a CDS encoding type II toxin-antitoxin system VapC family toxin; this encodes MRKIFLDTSYLQALADFGDNLNPLATAMAARLGNFRGVTSEMVLTELLNALCSRGEFLRKSAIRLTHDLRNDSKTIIIPQTSEQFQQAFDFYQRRLDKGYSLTDCASMQIMRQLEIYEILTFDKHFQQEGFSALLRE